One stretch of Eupeodes corollae chromosome 2, idEupCoro1.1, whole genome shotgun sequence DNA includes these proteins:
- the LOC129947892 gene encoding 40S ribosomal protein S15Aa: MVRMNVLADALKCINNAEKRGKRQVLLRPCSKVIVKFLTVMMKHGYIGEFEIVDDHRSGKIVVNLTGRLNKCGVISPRFDVPINAIEKWTNNLLPSRQFGYVVLTTSGGIMDHEEARRKHLGGKILGFFF; encoded by the coding sequence ATGGTGCGTATGAACGTATTGGCCGATGCCCTCAAATGCATTAACAACGCTGAAAAGCGCGGCAAGCGTCAGGTTCTCCTGCGTCCCTGCTCAAAAGTCATCGTCAAGTTCTTGACCGTGATGATGAAGCACGGATACATTGGAGAGTTCGAAATTGTCGATGACCACAGATCAGGAAAGATCGTCGTCAACTTGACCGGCAGATTAAACAAATGCGGAGTCATCTCCCCACGGTTTGATGTCCCAATCAATGCCATTGAAAAATGGACAAATAATTTGCTGCCATCCCGTCAGTTCGGTTATGTTGTGCTTACCACATCTGGTGGTATCATGGACCACGAAGAGGCCAGGCGAAAACACTTGGGAGGAAAGATCCTTGGATTCttcttttaa